Proteins encoded by one window of Pseudomonadota bacterium:
- a CDS encoding biopolymer transporter ExbD, giving the protein MAAMNQNDDEDVIGSINIIPFVDIVLVLLVIFMVTSTVIVKAAIKVDLPKAANAGTAVEDTLNLVVTKERALVLDGEPTTFAAASDTIRARAATNPELQAVISADKRLAYGDVVDVIDMVKAGGVASFALNIERRVAGK; this is encoded by the coding sequence ATGGCCGCCATGAACCAGAACGACGACGAAGACGTGATCGGCTCGATCAACATCATCCCGTTCGTCGACATCGTGCTCGTGCTGCTCGTGATCTTCATGGTGACCTCCACGGTCATCGTGAAGGCGGCGATCAAGGTCGACCTGCCGAAGGCCGCGAACGCCGGCACGGCGGTCGAGGACACGCTGAACCTCGTCGTCACGAAGGAGCGGGCGCTCGTGCTCGACGGCGAGCCGACGACGTTCGCCGCCGCGTCCGACACGATCCGGGCGCGCGCCGCAACGAACCCCGAGCTGCAGGCGGTCATCTCCGCGGACAAACGGCTCGCCTACGGTGACGTCGTCGACGTGATCGACATGGTCAAGGCGGGAGGCGTGGCCTCGTTCGCGCTCAACATCGAGCGCCGGGTCGCCGGGAAGTAG